The following nucleotide sequence is from Silurus meridionalis isolate SWU-2019-XX chromosome 5, ASM1480568v1, whole genome shotgun sequence.
ATACATGTGAATTGAAAACCATTATAGGTGACTGCCTCATCagtctgatgagagaatgccatGAGTTTGACAAGCTGTTAACCAAAGCCAAATGTAGCTAGTTTAGGCAttcgaaaatataaaacatgttctAGGTTgttaaacaatttttatttactacatagtTTAAAACGTATTCTTTCGTAGTTTGGATGTctgtacaatgttaaaaataataaaaataaacatacaacaCTGAAGTAGATGTGACCAAACTTTTGATTAGCActgtatgtaataataaaataaaccattCAATCATATAATATGAGTAAAGTAATATTATATGCGCtttattatgtttaattatATGCGTCATCCCCCGCATTCCGGTGGTGGGAAAATTGTTATGGTGCGTAAAATCCTCTTCTGATTGGTTGACAGTAGCGCGCGGTCCCACTGAGAATATGAAATAAAGCGCAGCGATTGGTGCTCGCACAGCTGAACCTGGTTATCCCCTCTTATAACGCTTACTCCGCCAATAGACGTTGTAATAATACGTCGTTTTGGCTGTAGAGTTTTGTGTTAGTACATCTGCTCAGTAAATTAGCTTCCAATCCATTATCTATTAGGGCTGTGTGTTTTTTAACGTAAAGGAATGGCAGCCGTGAACAAGGATGACAGATTGACAGGTTCTCAAAGTTTTCTGTGTGTCGGGTTTGCAGGGATTTTTAGCAAAACCGTCACCTCGCCCCTTGAGGTGGTGAAAATTTTGAGCCAGGTGGGAACTTTCCACTGCAAATATGGCTTTATGCGCACCTTTCTTCTCATTTATCAGCGTGAAGGTTTTCGGGCATTTTGGAAAGGAAATTCGGTTTCCTGTCTGAGATTGTTCCCATATAGTGCCATACATCTGGGAACCTACAAAACGTGAGTCTTCATTTTgactttattattttgttatttttgtattgATCGCGTGTGCTACATTGCTTTAGTTGTCATTTGAAAAACATGAAGGATTTGATTGTATTGTAGTGTTTTTCCTGTCTTTGGGATTTAGCTTTTAGCCAGTCTTCCTACACCACAGGTTTTTCCTTTCCGACATTAGCCATACTTCACTTAATACAGTGCTGCTAAACCGGATACTGTTATTTAACATTCTCTCTTTATACTTTGGGCCTcttgtgtttttataattaattaggtcagcaatttttttgtatatgttaGCTGTAAAGTTTACTCCAGTTCAACGCGACATCATCACGCCTTCGCGCTAAGCCAATCACCGAGCAGGAAACCCGACACGTTCGATGACGTCATGACTGCTCGCCTCGGCACACCGAAAGGGCGGGTCCACACGTGGCTTTTAGAGAATCCTTGATTTAAATGTTATAGGCGTGTCCAAATGTAATCTTTAACATTAAAGTTATcactttttagtcaaattaaTCTCCTGGTCCCGAAAGTCCGATAAGTTAATACACGAGCAGTGCATTCCACGTGtcgacacacaaacaaatataaatatatatatatatatatatatatatatatatatatatatatatatatatatatatatatatatatatatatatatatatatatatatatatatatatatatatatatatatatatatatatatatatatatattactgtgtatatttataacaCTGTCCTCTTCAGCAGTTTAAGAACGTCATATTAGTTCCAGGAAATAAGGATGTAACTCGAGCTGCTTACACATCATCAGTGTTATAGATTAGCGCTCTGTAGgacacaaattatatttataactgtACAGATATTTTCTATATGCTATACTCGAATAAGGACCGTTTGCCAATAAGAAACGTTGCATTATATCAAACATTGTATAAAAATTAAAGCTGCTATGGTTTGTCATTTATGATTTagtatttaacaaataaataaatagaaatcatGACTATGATctctaatgcagttttattttcaaaattctAGTCTAGGGAAACTTATAATACAAAGAGaaacattacaatttatttcattatCGAATTCAAAGCCTAAAACAGCCATGCTGTGGCCTCTAATGAGATGCATTGGCTTGAAaatgtttgcccccttcctgatttcttatttgttttcatgtttgttacattttaatttttcagATCCTTAAACGAATTTtggtaaaatactgtataacacaagtgatcacaacatgcagtttttaaattaaggtttttattattgagggaaaaccatatccaaaactacatggccctgcgtaaaagtgtttgccccctaaacctaataactggttgtaccacccttagcagcaacaactgcaatcaagcgtttgcattagtttgcaatgagtctgttacagcgctgtggaggaattttgctccacttATCGATGCAGAAATGTTGTAAATCAGCCACAGGGTTTTCAAGCATGAactgcctttttaaggtcatgccacagcatcttaataggattcaggtcaggactttgactaggccactccaaagtcttcatttttttttcttcagccattcagatgtggacttgctggtgtgttttggatcatagtcctgctgcagaacccaagttcgcttcagcttgaggtcatgaacaaatggctggacattctccttcaggattttttggtaaacagcaggaATACACACCTGGAatacttgctgtgataaatggaaccatgaattcatggttccatttatcacagcaagtattccaggtcctgaagcagcaaaacagccccagaccatcacactagcgccaccatattttactgttggtatgatgttctttttctgaaatgcaggtGTTACTTGAATGCCagatgtaatgggacacacaccttccaaaaagttcaacttttgtcttgtTCGtacacagagtattttcccaaaagtcttagggctcatcaagatgttttctggcaaaactgagatgagcctttatgttctttttttttgctcagcagcgttttttgtcttggaactctgccatgcagaccatctTTGCCCagtttctttcttatggtggagtaaTAAACattgaccttaactgaggccagtgaggcctgcagttctttgggtGGTTTTGTAGGGTCTTTGACCCCTTTGAcctgtgacctcttggatgagtcattGCTGTGCTGTTGTGGTAATTTTGGaatgggaaggttctccactgttacatgtttttgccatttgtgaatgaTGGTTCGCTCAGATGGTGTGACTGaggtttgctggagtcccaagctttagaaatgctttataacctttttcagACTGatggatctcaattactttctcatttatttctgaatatttttggatctctgcatgatgtctagcttttgaggatttttggtctacttcactttgtcaggcaggtcctatttaagagatttcttgatttcttgatacaggtgtggcagtaagcAGGCCTGGGTGTGGTTAAAGAAATCTAACTCTGgtgtagggctgggcgataaatcgatttttttcgattaactcgaatgtgtagtttacatcaatctgtttgaataaaaatcgggtttctctttaatgtcggccgacgctcccctctgggcttGCATATTTTCGAACAAACTCGGCCCTCTCCCCGCGCGTTtgccatagagatacacaaacaacatggcagcgagcaaGCAAAGGTAGCAGTACCACCAATTTACTCCAACAGAGGCATGCTGTCGAGTGGGAGAGATGTAGGGCCCTACAAAATGAACAAGACAGCGGTTAAGACAGCTGcatcttgaaaatacacggttaagcagccgggTGGGAGCGGTCACaatacatgtaaagacgcttcaaaACAGCGAAACAGAAAAATCTGAGCATTTgaatcaccatattcaaacactcaaacatttttgaggtttgctcaatctttcaaataattcttatttagaatctccctgtctattatattatttatataaaaagtcattttactgtggagttttggagaaaagtaaaagcaaaatcactccaagcatcactgcatttttaaccatgttccacatttaaacacttataaaacatttttctttataggtttgctcaatcctttaaattattttcatttacagtgtccctgtctattactctcTTAATTTTCAAATCATTTTACTGTGGCGTTttagagaaaagtaaaggcaaaatcactcaaaacctcaggtgcattttcaatcatgttccacatttaaacactcataaaaaattttctttgtaggtttgctcattttatgttatgttacgttatattttcacaatttacaatggcagGGCTGCTATCTTCTATTTTTGGTTTATAATcccaaagtgggttataatcccagaagggtaaataaactttatttaataaagttaaaactttttttgaacatttactttgtcatatgcagattgattttgagcagggggaaaaatttaattaaattgcaaatcggattttttttttttttttttaaggccatatcgcccagccctactcTGGTGTGATAAACcgcagttttaacaggggggcaaacactttttcacacagggccatgcagttttggattttgttttccctcaataatagaaaccatttaaaaactgcatgttgtgttcacttgtgttaacttttactaatatttaaattagttttatgatctgaaacattaaagtgtgacaaacatgcaaaaaaacgGCATGGTGGGTCAAATCAAAGGTCATCACATCAGGCCAACTTTGTTTGTCCCATGAGCTccagtttgggcatctctgttCTAGagataaaaacatgtaaaaaaaaaaaaaagtcatggaATCAATCTGTATTGATGAAATAAAtctttgtgtgtaaatatgtatcTATGAAAGATAAACAAACATTGCActgtgcttttatttaaattcattccCAGGTTTATCCACCTCTACATGGATGAGCTTGGTCGTATTTCCCAGTGGAAGGCCATAGTGACTGGTGGTCTAGCAGGTATATCTGCTGCTCTGCTTACATATCCCTTAGAGGTGGTTGAAACCAGGATGATTGCCCAAAACTGCAGAGAATCCACATATCGGGGTGTGCTGCACACTCTTTCCAGCATAAAACGACATGAGGGGTTCCTTTCTCTTTACCGTGGCTTTTCTCTTACTATATTAGGTATGCTTTTTTGACTTcttgtgtttataataatacatttacctaattttgctgatttttatttatttatttattacttttctgCAAAATGACAAAATTGAGAGGATATAGCTCAGCATTTGGGTGTCAAGAGCATTTCTCAAACACCCAACCATATCAGGTTGATATTTGAACTCCTTGGCCTTACAATAACACATAGTCTTAATTTGTAATTTATAGTAAGCAAATGTCTCATGTTTGTTTAACATTGGTATTGTGAAATTCCCTGGGCATTTAGCTATTTTTATGAAGTAATAAGTGACATTTTACATTGTGTTTGACAGTcaagttatataaataaatagattgttGAACTTAAGTTAAAATTATAACCAAGTAATATTATTTGCTGAATTCTGGACATTAAAGTGATTTCTTTTGGAAtgactgtttctttttttcaactgTGGTATAGGTGCAGTTCCTTTCTCGATTGGCTGCTATGTAGTTTTTATTAACTTGGATAAGCTGTGGCAGGAGCACCACTTTCGATTCACCTCTTTGCAAAACTTCATCAATGGCTGTCTTGCTGCGGGAGTGgctcagtctctctctttcccttttgaTACAATTAAACGGAAGATGCAGGTGAGATGAGCATTAAGGGTCctcttttaaacttttacaaATTGTATAAGTGTACATTGTCTTAATGTTCCTTCATTATGGATGcataatacaaatattgatttcAGGAAACTGACATTTAGCTcagttattttacttttttgtacatttttgtcaGCATAAATCACGACATTTGAAAATGCAGTGACTACTCCcacctttaaaaaatgtactgtttttgGCTACATTTATCATGGAAATGTGTGGGGGAATTTTAACAAAATGCAAGTTTTATCCCACCATTCAACCATCTGAGCTATAAACGAGTGGAAATGTTAAGCTACTTCgttttgtatatacattactgtgcaaaaaaaatctaattcacccaaattttttatacaatattttgtcttcactgcattatttgctgctttcttttgctaaaataaaaatactattgTTTACCACTGGGTGGCGCAAATAACATCTTCTCAGTTGGTCAAGTGAAACTGACGAATCCAAtgtgttttaatgttattaCATGTTGCTACACAGTAGTTTGTAAAATAATAGAAGGCAGTCTATTGAATAAGGGAAAAGTCAGCTGCAGTTACTAAGATGCAAGATTTTATGTTTACTGGCTAACAAATGTCCAAAGTTAAATGGCTTTTGCTGTTGTGTGAatctgaagtcatattgctcattgtgtttttaataactttaatggtttaattaacatttaaggCGCAGAGTCCATATCTGCCACACTGTGGAGGAGTCGATGTCCATTTTAATGGGATGATAGACTGCTTCAAGCAGGTCATCAAAACCAAGGGTGTCTTGTCCCTGTGGAGTGGCATTACAGCCAACATGCTTAAGGTAACATTTATGTactcatttaattatttattacaacaGTTATTTATTAGAACTAAATCTAAAGTGGTCTGAACTATCATTTTTGTATGTACGGTGTTAACTGATTGTGTAGATAATcttgtttgttcttgttttgttttttcctctgaCATATTTTAACATATAGTAAAAAAGCTTATCTCTAAAGTGCTTAAACTCTAAAATGCTAGTCTCTAGGACTCATACTTCATGACATGGTATTGATTACTTTAGCTTCACCCTTACCCCTTCATAATATTCACCTCAACTGTACTTTTATGAACTAGTCCTAAACTTATTTTCTAAATTCTTATTATTAACTGCCATCAAGAAGATTAATTGTAATGAAGTTCATAGTTAATTACAATGCATTGCTGTGAAAAAAGCAATATGGACAACAGGCAGTAAATGCCTTATTGGGTAGAGTTTGTTGGATGTCCACACATTAACTCATTAAGGTTTGGTATAGTTTTCTTAAACTTTTTACAAAGCCTGATCTTAAGGCATGATTTAAGAAGTGTGATTAATAAGAAAGTGGTATAAAATCTGGGAACTGTATGTACAATCAAGGTGAATTTTAATGTGCTCCAACATTGTgtcatttaatgatttaatttctAATGAAGATATGATTATTGAATAATATTGATGCCATCCACCAATCAGGTTTCAGTAAACCTTTTACATACTCTGTGGCCTGTGGTGTGatgtaatgtaaatacattGGAATGAATTTCTCCTGGACCATGGCACAGTACACAGAATTATAAAGTGTAAATACGAGGTTGAGAGAGACACCAGTGCAAACAATAGTGTAAAGACGAGACTACAGTttgccagtgtgtgtgtcagttttatttctttttaatatcaAGTGAGAGGTTCCCGCATGCTGATTAAACATTGTCTTTGCAGAAATGTGTAGTTTATTTTCAGATGTCCGAGTGGGTTTAACGACTTTGCAGATTGATGTAACATTGgggaattaaataataatgaacattatGTTTTTGTATGCAAAGTTTTATGAAGGCTACTGTACTTGGACACTGACAATCACTGTTTGTgaattactttttgttttattattgcttttgtTGTTGTGTCTTGAATGGATGTCAATATCAGCTGTGTTTGTTTAGATCATCCCTTACTATGGCCTGCTCTTCAGCTGCTTTGAGATGTGTAAGCAATTCTGTCTTTACCAAAATGGCTACACCGTGTCTCCATTGAGCTATAAACTCAAACCAGGAGTGGACCAAAGCCTGGGCCCAGAAGAACTGCAAGAGTTTAAGCGCTACCTGAGAAACCGACAGATACAGGCCCAAAGTTCATCAATGGGTAATCGTTGGCAAACCTAATCATATTATAATCAAATACCTATAAGAAAAACGAGGagttttactattttattgtgtaaaaaGAACACTGTTTGCTGAAGCACTTTCTCTGGTGTTGACATTTCTGCTTAAACTATACAACCACTTTTAAATATACTTAGTTAAACAGATTAATACACTTGAATTCACCTGAAGTTCTGTTCAATACATGTAAGAAAGAACATTTGGTTCTAAAGTGCAAGTTACAACACTTTTACTGCTTTGAATGACACTGCTGACACACAATAGTATGCACAAAGTGTTCTGTATGGTCGATGCTGGGTAAATATTGAAGGTATTTAGTAAACAGTATGGACATCCTGAGAATTGATCTCGTGCAACCTTTTTAAGACCTTGTAGATCCTTTGTAACAGTACTCACTGCTAAAAGttaagaaatgtattattacattCATTACTGTATTTAGTATGCCATGTAACAGATAATGATTTTATGCTTTAATGGAAACACAACCCTATTTCCTTCGATACCTCATAAATACCTGAGAGTGGTAAATAACACTGTGACATCTTTCAGACAGTATTAAtcaatattaatattgtatCAATATTACTGTGGTGGAAAAACAGGTgctggtttttaaaaaaatgtctgagaCATATCACTGGCCATTTAAGTGACTCTCAGGATAGACTATTTCAGTGCCTTCAAACAATTCATGAATACAAttacttttgttattttaaatgtacttctTATTTATGTGcaataaaggtttgttttgttttttttttttacaaaaaaatacaaaacatttgtaaaatcgttttatttattacaatgaaTAATTGTAAATGCTGTGGTatgaaaaacatattttatttctgtttatacaTTAAACTCATCTATGGTCCTTGCTGGCTTGCCTTTTTGCTTGCAAATTGttagtgttttatgttttacacTTGTAGTAAACACCTTTCATAAAGTACAGGGGTTAAGTACCTCTCAAAGTTGCATGGGGTCCAAAAAAGGCCATtatgtaaatacattattttcaaTCTTTTGGAATAAGCAGAGTTGCCTCGGACGTATAAATAAGATGCGCTGTATGTATTCCTTCGATAATACTGCTGTTTCAACATGAGTAAAATCGGAATGTTGAATTTTTAATAGGCCTACTTTACTCAAATACAGTATAGTTTAAAGGAATAATAGAGTTCATGTATTTGTTATTTACACTCAGCCTAATATTACAATTAATTAGTGTCAGAtacttttatatgtatttatgtttagCCGACAATTTCTGCCTCTGCTGATAAAGATAACACAATTATGAAGACTTTGGCAAACAAAAAGGGCAAATTTGCTTATTGACCCTTTCACTTTTCTTTCACTGATCAATGATTAAGTCTGACACTGATCTGCCAGTGATTACAAGCAATATGAGGCAAAGTGGTGTAGAAACTAGTTTGACCTTAGGGACAATATAAGCACAGCTTTTAAGTTGTAAAAGACATGCCACAAGATCTCACCCTTAAAAAACAACCAAAGAGTCCACTTCTCTATTCAAACCCACATATGAGGGATACTCTTACTCCTATTCAATAcacttcataacacacacacacacacacacacacacacacacacacacaaaaagctgTAATAACATCTACACCAATTCTGTCCTTTAATCAGAACATTATGCTAAGATATTACACtaccttttaaataatttatcagATATCTGACTATGGTTCAAGAGTTCTGAGGTAGTGTTTTAAAGCATCTGTCTACATGTGCATTGGCTATTACTCACTGGTATTCTAACAATTCGTCACTGTTCTGGAATATCCAGTTTTTAATGTAAACCAATGGACACAGGCTTAATAATACATGCATTTCAACAAACACTTACTATATACTACAAATGTCTTTTTAGTTCTTGATTACAGTACAGTTACAGTATCGTTAATAACCTTTGGCagaaaatttattaattttattaaactaTAAAGAGTTTGACCTTGACTGGTAGTTTTATTACATGCTGCAGCCTCAAAGCCACAACTAAAAACGAGTGGGTAAAAGAGTACAGAtaatattttaatcttttaaaaacTGATTTCAACAACTGCATTCCTAGAATCAGGGAGAACATTTCGCACCTCAACCTTGTGACTTCCGCCTTTATCCGTCCttttataatttacataaacTCCGCCTTGGTTCCTAGAAACCAATCAGGACGCAGATTCTCGGTTCGCTTTTTGTCTCGCGAGCGTAGCGGTTTAAAGTCTGTTCGCAACTTTTCATTCGGCCATTTCGTCCCAGCCGGCATACCGCGCGTTTAGTCCTGCGCCTGAGCGGGCTTTTGTCTCCTTGAAACGACACCCCAGTAACATCGTCTAACAATGAATGAAACCGCAATCTCTTTCGCCAAGGACTTCCTTGCCGGTGGTATTGCTGCTGCCATCTCCAAAACAGCTGTCGCTCCAATCGAAAGAGTAAAACTACTTCTTCAGGTAAGATGGATCAAATTTACGAGAAGAAATGAGATCGGATTAATGAACCGCTACAGTGTTCCGGAAGTCGTAGCCGGTTAGGGGAATTATAGCATTCTGTATAGTTTGATTACTTTATTAGATCTATAATAATACTATAACTTAACAGACGTAAAAGATGAAGTAAATTTAACGTGTAGCGTACAAATAGCTGGTCGCTAGTTAGCGCAGGGAGGCTAATTCTGAATATCGCAAAATAATCGTATCAGTAAAAGAAATGCCGGAATTCGGATCTTTAAACCGGTATCTGAGGATTCGTGGGAGAAAAATGATGACGTGGTTTTTGAGAGAGCGGGCGGGCGAGTTGTAGCGAGCGATGTATCGTGACCTTAGCGCTTACAACTCCAGGAACAATTAACCGCTAACGCAAGGCCTCTCCAAGTGAACAGAAAGCTAGCGAGCTAACCTAGCCGAGTGGCTAGCTCCAACGAGGCTCAACATATTAGTCATCTGGAAGCCCTGCTTGCGCTCTAGTGTATTATCTCCGGCTCTCCGCCATTACTCCCCTCAATTTAACACTTATTTTGCGTTTAGTATAAagttctttattatattttaccaTTTTCCATCTTGCTTAACAGTCGCAAACTATtagtgctttattttattttagattaattAATTAGAATAAGCATCTGGTGCTTCGTTTTTTCTTGGCCCAAGGTCGTACCAAGGGGGGACTTCTGAGGTATTCGTGGCATCCGCTCCGGTCAGATTTGGACTCGTTTCTTTTTGGAAGGAAAATATCCAGCATTAATAGTTAAAAGAACCGTGATTTTGTGGAAGGTTGTATTCAGATCCATTTGTTAGCCGGCTCGCTAAAGGTCTGGCCATTGTGTCTCTTTGATTataaaataactcaaataaGTGATCAGTACAAATGTACATTGTGATGTGAGTTTCTCAATGACCTGAGTAATGTATTTGGTGTATTCAACGTTGATTAACTAATTATGTAACTTGTATGCCTTTGCAGGTTCAACATGCTAGCAAACAAATCACAGTCGATAAGCAGTACAAGGGTATTATGGACTGTGTCGTCCGCATTCCCAAGGAGCAGGGGTTCCTGTCGTTCTGGAGAGGCAACTTGGCCAATGTCATCAGATATTTCCCCACT
It contains:
- the slc25a43 gene encoding solute carrier family 25 member 43 isoform X1, whose amino-acid sequence is MAAVNKDDRLTGSQSFLCVGFAGIFSKTVTSPLEVVKILSQVGTFHCKYGFMRTFLLIYQREGFRAFWKGNSVSCLRLFPYSAIHLGTYKTFIHLYMDELGRISQWKAIVTGGLAGISAALLTYPLEVVETRMIAQNCRESTYRGVLHTLSSIKRHEGFLSLYRGFSLTILGAVPFSIGCYVVFINLDKLWQEHHFRFTSLQNFINGCLAAGVAQSLSFPFDTIKRKMQAQSPYLPHCGGVDVHFNGMIDCFKQVIKTKGVLSLWSGITANMLKIIPYYGLLFSCFEMCKQFCLYQNGYTVSPLSYKLKPGVDQSLGPEELQEFKRYLRNRQIQAQSSSMGNRWQT
- the slc25a43 gene encoding solute carrier family 25 member 43 isoform X2 gives rise to the protein MAAVNKDDRLTGSQSFLCVGFAGIFSKTVTSPLEVVKILSQVGTFHCKYGFMRTFLLIYQREGFRAFWKGNSVSCLRLFPYSAIHLGTYKTFIHLYMDELGRISQWKAIVTGGLAGISAALLTYPLEVVETRMIAQNCRESTYRGVLHTLSSIKRHEGFLSLYRGFSLTILGAVPFSIGCYVVFINLDKLWQEHHFRFTSLQNFINGCLAAGVAQSLSFPFDTIKRKMQAQSPYLPHCGGVDVHFNGMIDCFKQVIKTKGVLSLWSGITANMLKLCLFRSSLTMACSSAALRCVSNSVFTKMATPCLH